Proteins co-encoded in one Bacteroidales bacterium genomic window:
- a CDS encoding M13 family metallopeptidase, protein MAVAISVCNTSCNSKKKDKESPDALVMHIDSTVKPGNDFFLYANGKWFKENPIPASEQSNGIWQLIQDTVNAQIRKICESSATLKEATKGSNKQKIGDFFSSGMDSATINKNGISDLKDIFDEIDGIKDINGILKSASYIHIVAGSPLFGFYVAQDDKISNKYAIFLSQGGLSLPDRSYYFDSDARAVSNREKFIQHLQNMFKILGYDEAKAKTAASNLMKLETAMAKASRKREDTRDPWENYHKMTLKKLSESTSNIDWSVFFAGVGLNKVDSVIVGQPEYLTALNGYLKSFPVDDWKNYLKYNLVKNLARYLDDKTYMEVFNFYSTNLRGIKEPKPRWERVVEQTDNSLGELIGQVYVDEYLPKGTKEKLVEIGNAIKSVYAERIKALDWMSDVTKDKALKKLNAVIMKVGYPDKWKDLSAMNIDRTSFVKNIINANKWESNYMISKYGKPVDRTEWDMEPQTYNAYYNPSNNEVCIPGCNIIVPGYEGKMADDALLYSIIGATFGHEITHGFDDQGCKYNAEGNLQNWWTPEDSAKFYAKTKMIVKQFNNYIAVDTLHINGELTQGENIADLGGIIMAYEAFKKTNQFKNNEMIANLTPAQRFFLGYALAWMVNERPEATANQVRSNEHSPAKFRVIGPLSNMPEFYEAFGVKEGDAMWLPENSRIRIW, encoded by the coding sequence ATGGCTGTTGCAATTAGCGTTTGCAACACATCATGCAATTCTAAAAAGAAAGACAAGGAAAGTCCAGATGCATTGGTAATGCACATCGACTCAACAGTGAAGCCCGGTAACGATTTCTTTCTTTATGCAAATGGAAAATGGTTTAAAGAAAATCCTATTCCTGCAAGCGAACAGAGCAATGGAATTTGGCAATTGATCCAGGATACTGTTAATGCTCAAATCCGCAAAATATGCGAATCATCAGCCACATTGAAAGAAGCTACAAAAGGAAGTAACAAACAAAAAATCGGTGACTTCTTTTCATCAGGTATGGACAGCGCCACCATCAATAAAAACGGCATTTCTGATTTAAAAGATATTTTCGACGAGATTGACGGTATAAAAGACATCAACGGGATTCTTAAATCAGCATCATACATTCATATTGTAGCAGGTTCTCCATTATTTGGATTTTATGTTGCACAGGATGATAAGATCAGCAACAAATATGCTATCTTCCTTTCACAAGGCGGACTAAGCCTTCCCGACCGCAGTTACTATTTCGACAGCGATGCACGTGCAGTAAGTAACAGGGAAAAATTCATTCAGCATCTTCAGAACATGTTTAAAATACTGGGCTATGATGAAGCCAAAGCAAAAACTGCTGCCAGCAACCTGATGAAACTCGAAACAGCTATGGCTAAAGCATCGCGTAAACGTGAAGATACACGCGACCCCTGGGAAAATTATCATAAGATGACTTTGAAGAAACTTTCAGAATCAACTTCAAACATCGACTGGTCGGTATTCTTTGCAGGTGTTGGATTAAACAAAGTTGATTCGGTTATTGTAGGTCAGCCTGAATATTTAACAGCCCTCAATGGTTACCTGAAATCATTTCCTGTTGATGATTGGAAAAATTATCTGAAATATAATCTTGTTAAAAACCTTGCCCGTTATCTTGATGATAAGACCTATATGGAAGTTTTCAATTTCTACTCCACTAATTTACGTGGAATTAAAGAACCTAAACCACGCTGGGAACGCGTAGTTGAACAAACCGACAATTCTCTTGGCGAACTCATAGGACAGGTTTATGTTGATGAATATTTACCAAAAGGGACAAAAGAAAAACTTGTTGAAATTGGCAATGCAATAAAATCGGTTTATGCCGAAAGAATAAAAGCTCTCGACTGGATGAGTGATGTAACAAAAGATAAAGCATTGAAAAAGCTGAACGCAGTAATCATGAAAGTTGGCTATCCCGACAAATGGAAAGATTTAAGCGCTATGAACATTGACCGTACTTCGTTTGTTAAAAATATTATCAATGCCAACAAATGGGAATCAAATTATATGATTTCAAAATATGGCAAACCTGTTGACCGCACCGAATGGGATATGGAGCCACAAACCTATAACGCTTATTACAACCCTTCAAATAATGAAGTTTGCATTCCCGGATGTAATATTATTGTTCCGGGCTATGAAGGTAAAATGGCCGATGACGCTTTGTTGTATTCAATTATTGGTGCAACATTCGGACACGAAATAACTCACGGCTTTGATGACCAGGGTTGCAAATACAATGCTGAAGGAAATCTTCAGAATTGGTGGACTCCAGAAGACAGTGCAAAGTTTTATGCTAAAACAAAAATGATCGTAAAGCAATTCAACAATTATATTGCTGTTGATACATTACACATTAATGGAGAGCTTACACAAGGCGAAAATATTGCCGACTTAGGCGGAATCATTATGGCTTACGAAGCTTTCAAGAAAACAAATCAATTCAAAAATAATGAAATGATTGCCAACTTAACTCCTGCTCAGCGCTTCTTCCTTGGCTATGCACTTGCATGGATGGTTAATGAACGTCCCGAAGCAACAGCGAACCAGGTGAGAAGTAATGAACATTCACCAGCTAAATTCAGGGTTATCGGACCATTATCAAATATGCCTGAATTCTATGAAGCATTTGGTGTTAAAGAAGGTGATGCAATGTGGTTACCCGAAAATTCAAGAATTCGGATTTGGTAA
- a CDS encoding universal stress protein encodes MKSKRENIVLVPTDFTEVADFAIDHAAGIAKQINGKIAILHVINKETKAYLKKENLNDDVIKEKLKIIASSIEKKYNVKLDYIAEEGSIFTTIAKVADEIKARMIVMGTHGKIGVQHLVGSFAMKVIESSSVPVIVVQEREFGKGYNNVVFPIDETSESKQKVCWAIHIAKIFNSTIHMFGIKYKDEFQANEVERNMAQIKSILKKNGVKFTEKVSAESGNFAKSINVYSDYIKADMVMIMTNPDQLLPSFILSPWAEQVMFNSSKIPAMCVNPVELDITSISL; translated from the coding sequence ATGAAAAGCAAGAGAGAAAATATTGTACTTGTTCCTACCGATTTTACTGAGGTAGCTGATTTTGCTATTGACCATGCTGCCGGCATTGCCAAACAAATAAATGGAAAGATTGCCATTTTGCATGTCATTAATAAGGAAACAAAAGCCTATTTAAAGAAAGAAAATTTAAATGATGACGTAATTAAAGAAAAATTGAAGATAATTGCTTCATCTATCGAGAAAAAATATAATGTAAAGCTTGATTATATTGCTGAAGAAGGCAGTATATTCACAACAATAGCCAAAGTTGCCGATGAAATTAAAGCCCGGATGATCGTAATGGGAACTCATGGAAAAATAGGAGTTCAGCATCTTGTCGGAAGTTTTGCAATGAAGGTTATTGAAAGTTCATCGGTACCGGTAATTGTTGTTCAGGAACGCGAATTTGGTAAAGGATATAATAATGTTGTGTTTCCAATTGATGAAACTTCTGAATCGAAACAAAAGGTTTGCTGGGCTATTCATATTGCAAAAATATTTAATTCTACCATTCACATGTTTGGAATAAAATATAAAGATGAATTCCAGGCTAACGAAGTGGAAAGAAACATGGCGCAAATAAAGAGTATACTTAAGAAAAATGGAGTTAAGTTTACTGAAAAGGTTTCTGCTGAATCAGGAAATTTTGCAAAAAGTATTAATGTTTATTCTGATTATATTAAAGCCGATATGGTAATGATAATGACAAACCCCGACCAGTTATTACCCAGCTTTATTCTTAGTCCGTGGGCCGAACAGGTAATGTTCAATTCATCCAAAATCCCGGCAATGTGTGTTAATCCTGTTGAGCTTGATATTACTTCTATTAGTTTATAA
- a CDS encoding GTP-binding protein produces the protein MEKQLQISFDTSAGQAMSIPCIGVFGRKNYGKSSFINALSGVELAEVSKISGTTKEPQKYLCELKDIGKVILFDTSGIDDYGEAGEKRIQKSMQVLKVIDFAVLIITGNLFAEPEKKMVNHFIDYALPFIVVHNKSDINELAQVYKTQVETAYQTNVIEFSSTEKSNVSNVINTIKQLLPESAYESKSMLGSVVSKNDIVVLAIPSNLKEPDGQLSKSHNEIARDLIDNLCFVLMVKETELQTIFSTLYDALRMTIIPTSSFNKAMDLLPYNTQLTTYGVVMARHKGNFNAYLKYTPVISELKDGDQVLIIQASGDSTSSEYKEPELVINQLDAFCEKKLEYHIVNLSEKLPDDYSQVRLVVLCGSIVLTKKQVNRIIEQFINDGVPITSFDMLNAYTRGIYTRAISPFIKK, from the coding sequence ATGGAAAAACAATTACAAATATCATTCGATACTTCGGCGGGTCAAGCTATGTCAATACCATGCATTGGTGTTTTTGGAAGAAAAAACTACGGAAAGAGTTCATTTATTAATGCTCTATCGGGAGTTGAATTGGCTGAAGTTTCAAAAATTTCGGGTACCACAAAAGAACCTCAAAAATATCTTTGTGAACTGAAAGATATTGGTAAAGTTATTTTATTTGATACTTCCGGTATTGATGATTATGGTGAAGCAGGAGAGAAGCGCATACAGAAAAGTATGCAGGTATTAAAAGTTATAGATTTTGCTGTTCTGATTATTACCGGGAATCTTTTTGCTGAACCTGAGAAAAAAATGGTAAATCATTTTATTGATTATGCATTACCTTTTATCGTAGTTCATAATAAATCTGATATCAATGAATTGGCACAGGTATACAAGACTCAGGTTGAAACAGCGTATCAGACCAATGTGATTGAATTCAGTTCAACTGAAAAAAGTAATGTTTCAAATGTTATCAATACCATTAAGCAACTTTTGCCTGAGTCAGCTTATGAATCAAAGTCAATGCTTGGTTCGGTGGTTTCAAAGAATGATATTGTTGTTCTGGCAATACCATCAAACCTTAAAGAACCTGATGGGCAGCTGAGCAAATCGCATAACGAAATTGCCCGCGACCTGATAGATAATTTATGTTTCGTGCTGATGGTGAAAGAAACAGAGCTTCAGACGATTTTTTCGACATTGTATGATGCGCTTCGTATGACCATAATCCCTACATCATCATTTAACAAAGCCATGGATTTGCTTCCATATAATACACAGCTTACAACATATGGAGTTGTTATGGCCAGGCATAAAGGGAATTTTAATGCGTACCTGAAATATACACCGGTTATTTCTGAATTGAAAGACGGCGATCAGGTGCTAATTATACAAGCATCCGGTGATAGCACTTCTTCCGAATATAAAGAACCTGAATTGGTGATTAACCAACTGGATGCATTTTGTGAAAAGAAACTGGAATACCATATTGTTAACCTTTCAGAAAAATTACCCGACGATTACAGCCAGGTAAGGCTTGTGGTGCTTTGCGGAAGTATTGTGCTCACCAAAAAACAGGTCAACCGGATTATCGAACAGTTCATTAATGATGGTGTTCCTATTACTTCTTTTGATATGCTGAATGCATATACCCGTGGAATTTATACCCGGGCGATCTCTCCGTTTATTAAAAAGTAA
- a CDS encoding LytTR family transcriptional regulator DNA-binding domain-containing protein, producing MKIRTIIIEDEEPARALIKNYLSANNDIEIIEECADGFTGVLAINNNKPDLVLLDIQMPKLTGFEVLELIQYKPVIIFTTAFEQYAIKAFETGAADYLLKPFTKERFANALDKAKEKIFSKNKQEPNYSSLMNAYDDKEENINRIAIRTGSKIHLINADEIIYISSDDDYVQVHTKEGNFLKEKTMKYFETHLDSGIFIRIHRSFIVNINFIQRLDYYDKENYSAVLKNNDVLKVSNNGYKLLKGKLNI from the coding sequence ATGAAAATCCGCACCATCATTATTGAAGACGAAGAACCTGCAAGAGCTTTGATAAAAAATTATCTCTCTGCAAATAATGACATTGAAATCATTGAAGAATGTGCCGATGGATTTACTGGTGTTCTTGCTATAAATAATAATAAACCCGACCTGGTTTTACTCGATATTCAAATGCCAAAACTCACAGGCTTTGAAGTGTTGGAATTGATTCAATATAAACCTGTGATCATATTCACTACAGCTTTCGAACAATACGCCATTAAAGCGTTTGAAACCGGCGCTGCCGATTATTTATTAAAGCCTTTTACCAAAGAACGCTTTGCTAATGCATTGGACAAAGCAAAAGAAAAAATCTTTTCTAAAAATAAACAGGAACCGAATTATTCCAGTTTAATGAATGCTTACGATGATAAAGAAGAAAATATAAACCGCATTGCTATCCGCACCGGCAGCAAAATTCATTTAATTAATGCTGATGAAATAATTTATATTTCTTCCGATGATGATTATGTGCAGGTTCACACGAAAGAAGGAAATTTCCTGAAAGAAAAAACAATGAAATATTTTGAAACACATCTCGATTCCGGTATCTTCATCCGCATTCACCGCTCTTTTATTGTAAATATAAATTTTATCCAACGCCTTGATTATTATGATAAGGAAAATTATTCTGCCGTACTTAAAAATAATGATGTGCTGAAAGTAAGTAATAACGGGTATAAGCTATTAAAAGGAAAACTGAATATCTAA
- the ligA gene encoding NAD-dependent DNA ligase LigA, whose amino-acid sequence MKREEAKIKIEELRKEINEHNYYYYVLSRPLISDYDFDLLLNELIELEKQYPEFFDEYSPSQRVGGEITKDFKQRKHKYPMLSLGNTYSFSELDDFNERVKKVLGENYQYVCELKFDGLSIGLTYSKGKLLYAVTRGDGEQGDEVTVNIKTIKSIPLQLHGSDFPDEFEMRGEIIMPHRSFEKLNAEKEMEGDVPFANPRNAASGSLKMQDQKEVAKRNLDGFFYSLLGEKLPFDNHFDNMKAAMNWGFKVSEYIRKCNSIEEVKEYIDHVEKLRHQLDFDIDGVVIKINSFAQQEQLGSTAKSPRWAIAYKYMAERVSTKLLSVDFQVGRTGAITPVANLQPVQLSGSVVKRATLHNADQIEKLDLHIGDTVFVEKGGEIIPKIIGVDTSIDNKCLPKVVYIDKCPECKTPLIRKEGEANHYCPNETNCPPQIKGKLEHFISRKAMNIESLGEGKIEILFDNGLVKDISDLYRLTYKMLFGLEKEYVSDDGKKRIVKFKEKTVQNILNGVEDSKHVPFERVLYAIGIRYVGETIAKKLALHYQNISALKSATKEDLINVDEIGERIAESIIGFFNEEKNIELINRLKCFGVSFSIAEGLNSLVSEKLNGKSFVVSGVFRKYSREQIKKMIEENGGKNISAVSSKTDYLLAGDNMGPEKRKKANQYNVPIISEEDFLKMLK is encoded by the coding sequence ATGAAAAGGGAAGAAGCTAAAATAAAAATTGAAGAACTTCGTAAGGAAATAAACGAGCATAACTATTATTATTATGTTCTTTCACGGCCATTGATCAGTGATTATGATTTTGATTTGTTGCTGAATGAACTGATTGAGCTCGAAAAACAATATCCTGAATTCTTTGATGAATATAGCCCTTCGCAGCGAGTAGGAGGTGAAATCACCAAAGATTTTAAGCAACGTAAACATAAATATCCGATGCTATCGTTAGGGAATACTTATTCCTTTTCGGAGCTTGACGATTTTAATGAAAGGGTAAAAAAAGTACTTGGAGAGAATTATCAATATGTGTGTGAATTAAAATTCGACGGACTTTCCATTGGTTTAACCTATTCAAAAGGGAAATTGCTTTACGCGGTTACGCGAGGCGATGGAGAGCAGGGTGATGAAGTAACAGTGAACATTAAAACCATAAAAAGTATTCCATTACAACTTCATGGTTCTGATTTTCCTGATGAATTTGAAATGCGTGGTGAAATTATCATGCCGCATAGATCGTTCGAAAAATTAAATGCCGAAAAAGAAATGGAAGGGGATGTCCCTTTCGCTAATCCGCGCAATGCAGCATCGGGGAGTTTGAAAATGCAGGACCAGAAAGAAGTTGCAAAAAGAAATCTTGATGGTTTTTTTTATTCCCTGTTAGGTGAAAAATTACCTTTTGATAATCATTTCGATAATATGAAGGCCGCAATGAACTGGGGATTTAAGGTTTCTGAATATATCAGGAAATGTAATTCAATAGAAGAAGTAAAAGAATATATTGATCATGTCGAAAAATTACGTCATCAACTCGACTTTGATATTGATGGTGTTGTAATAAAAATAAATTCTTTTGCACAACAGGAGCAGCTTGGAAGCACAGCAAAATCGCCACGCTGGGCAATAGCTTATAAGTATATGGCCGAACGGGTTTCTACAAAATTATTATCCGTTGATTTTCAAGTGGGACGTACAGGAGCTATCACACCTGTTGCAAACCTTCAACCGGTGCAGCTTTCAGGCTCGGTTGTAAAAAGGGCTACCTTGCATAATGCAGACCAGATCGAGAAACTGGATTTACATATTGGCGATACCGTTTTTGTTGAAAAAGGCGGTGAAATCATTCCGAAAATTATTGGTGTTGATACAAGTATTGACAATAAATGCTTACCTAAAGTCGTATATATCGATAAATGTCCTGAATGTAAAACTCCGCTTATCAGAAAAGAAGGCGAAGCCAATCATTATTGCCCGAATGAAACAAATTGCCCCCCGCAAATAAAAGGGAAGCTGGAACATTTTATCAGCAGGAAAGCCATGAATATTGAAAGTTTGGGCGAAGGGAAAATAGAAATTCTTTTTGATAATGGTTTGGTAAAAGATATTTCTGATTTATACAGGCTGACTTATAAAATGCTTTTCGGACTTGAGAAAGAATATGTATCAGATGATGGTAAAAAACGAATTGTAAAATTTAAGGAAAAAACAGTTCAGAATATATTGAATGGTGTTGAAGATTCGAAACATGTTCCTTTTGAAAGGGTATTATATGCAATAGGAATTCGTTATGTTGGAGAAACTATTGCAAAGAAACTGGCATTACATTATCAAAATATAAGTGCATTGAAAAGCGCTACCAAAGAAGATCTTATTAATGTTGATGAAATAGGCGAGAGGATTGCTGAGAGCATTATCGGTTTTTTTAATGAAGAAAAAAATATTGAATTAATAAATCGTTTAAAGTGCTTTGGCGTTTCATTCAGTATTGCAGAAGGCTTGAATTCATTAGTGTCGGAAAAATTAAACGGTAAATCATTTGTGGTCAGTGGAGTGTTCAGAAAATATTCCCGTGAACAAATTAAAAAAATGATTGAAGAAAATGGTGGAAAAAACATTAGCGCAGTTTCATCGAAAACCGATTATCTGCTTGCCGGCGATAATATGGGACCCGAAAAACGGAAAAAAGCAAATCAATATAATGTTCCTATAATTTCCGAAGAAGATTTTTTAAAGATGCTGAAGTAA
- a CDS encoding HD domain-containing protein, which yields MNFQEAKEFILNKLKNELKPRLYYHCLSHTLDVYESAKKLAAMENITGKDLILLETAALYHDSGFLFGYCDHEQESVMVTRKYLSEFDYTDEDIDIICNMILATRLPQNPKTLLEKILCDADLDYLGRDDFFMIANRLLCEWNEHGHEVSLKKWYHIQVDFLEKNNYFTESAIALRNEKKNQNLTQIQTLIN from the coding sequence ATGAACTTTCAGGAAGCAAAGGAATTTATTCTTAATAAACTGAAAAACGAATTAAAACCCCGCTTATACTATCATTGCTTATCACACACTCTTGATGTTTATGAATCGGCTAAGAAATTAGCAGCGATGGAAAATATTACCGGTAAGGATTTGATATTACTTGAAACAGCGGCGTTATATCACGATTCAGGATTTCTTTTTGGATATTGCGACCATGAACAAGAATCGGTAATGGTAACAAGAAAATATTTATCTGAATTTGATTATACCGATGAAGATATCGATATCATTTGCAATATGATTTTAGCAACACGATTGCCTCAGAATCCAAAGACTTTATTGGAGAAAATATTATGCGATGCCGATTTGGATTATTTAGGTCGTGATGATTTTTTTATGATAGCCAATCGCTTGCTTTGCGAATGGAATGAACATGGTCATGAAGTTTCATTAAAGAAATGGTATCATATACAAGTTGATTTCCTCGAAAAAAATAACTACTTCACTGAGTCAGCCATAGCGCTACGTAACGAAAAGAAAAATCAGAATTTAACTCAAATCCAAACTTTGATCAACTGA
- a CDS encoding C1 family peptidase, producing the protein MKNFKSLLYFIIIAFFLMPVKSWSQDKYKFTIQKELKANTVKNQGNTGTCWSFATCSMLESELLRNGKKEIDLSEMYIVRCAYIEKAVLYVRLHGKYNFDEGGEAHDVINMMRKYGLLPLNEYPGKKDDEKMYDHSKMKNDLKNYLDKLLEENESNFPTDWIKGFEKILDKYMGKVPKTFEINKTQYNPITYMKDYLEINPDDYIEFTSFNHHPFYQKFFLEIPDNWSFDLYNNIPLDDLIEIIDSSIAKGYTVGWGGDVSENEFSQFEGLAIVPETEWSRKNEVEQSRTLTVTEKELKVTQENHQRSFDNFTTTDDHFLHITGTAKDQSGNKFYFTKNSWGDKGAYKGYLYLSEQYIRLKTISIIVNKSTVPARILDSLK; encoded by the coding sequence ATGAAAAATTTTAAATCACTTCTTTATTTTATAATTATTGCGTTCTTCCTGATGCCTGTTAAATCATGGTCGCAGGACAAATATAAATTCACCATTCAGAAAGAGCTTAAAGCAAACACGGTAAAAAACCAGGGAAACACAGGCACATGCTGGAGTTTTGCAACCTGTTCCATGCTGGAATCAGAATTATTGAGAAACGGAAAAAAAGAAATTGATTTATCGGAAATGTATATTGTTCGTTGCGCTTACATTGAAAAAGCAGTATTGTATGTTAGGCTTCATGGTAAATATAATTTTGATGAAGGCGGCGAAGCACATGATGTGATCAATATGATGCGGAAATACGGGCTGCTTCCGCTGAACGAGTACCCCGGAAAAAAAGATGATGAAAAAATGTATGACCATTCCAAAATGAAAAACGATTTAAAAAATTATCTTGACAAATTATTAGAAGAAAACGAAAGCAATTTTCCTACAGATTGGATAAAAGGTTTTGAAAAAATACTAGACAAGTATATGGGCAAAGTGCCGAAAACATTTGAGATCAACAAAACCCAATATAATCCTATAACATACATGAAAGATTATTTGGAAATAAATCCTGATGATTATATTGAATTCACATCGTTTAACCATCACCCATTTTATCAGAAATTTTTTCTTGAAATCCCCGACAACTGGTCATTTGATTTATATAATAACATTCCCCTTGATGATTTGATTGAGATTATTGACAGTTCTATTGCAAAAGGCTACACCGTTGGGTGGGGTGGAGATGTAAGCGAAAACGAGTTTTCACAATTTGAAGGATTAGCTATTGTTCCTGAAACTGAGTGGTCACGTAAAAATGAGGTAGAGCAATCAAGAACACTAACAGTAACGGAAAAAGAACTTAAAGTAACGCAGGAAAATCACCAGAGAAGTTTCGATAACTTTACAACTACCGACGACCACTTTTTGCATATCACCGGAACCGCAAAAGACCAAAGCGGCAATAAATTTTATTTCACAAAAAATTCATGGGGCGATAAAGGAGCCTACAAAGGCTACCTTTATTTATCGGAACAATATATACGTTTAAAAACAATTTCTATTATAGTAAATAAAAGCACAGTTCCTGCAAGGATTTTGGATTCATTGAAATAA